The following are from one region of the Polyangiaceae bacterium genome:
- a CDS encoding protein kinase — translation MTTEKRPSEHPTLAVPNPQDEAQAEQPAPELTAVSAPPTPDIPRQPPAPSVRPQRRTVLANRYELKGLLGSGGMGTVYLASDLDLEEDVALKLLKRDALDTPGALERFRREVKLARRVTHPNVSRTYDIASHEDDFFITMEYVAGQTLASRSARVRFTPLQVASVAIEVCKGLDAAHQAGVIHRDLKPQNIMLERPRSPKRARVVIMDFGIAQAARVSPGQSTTMGQLVGTPAYMAPEQLSGLAVDPRADLYALGVILFELLTGQLPWTGDTPISTALARLRTDAPDPRTIDSNIPAELAELTNRLLERDADARPGSAPELLAALQAWQHSEQTGAGVAPTLVFSQAGPIPDEAPLSLSPPSTTLASEAGKPRPNTLKSADLRQNPALSSARASMLHTPFPSMLTPASGAIITRERTSSDSLGLSTPGETRSVAVVPFDTRGNAELDYLAEGLAEEIIDLLSMTRGLRVRPLGSITGLKRSKPELDSRGLGAELGVEVVVEGSISQIGTQYVLRARVVGVMDGFQLWANRHKADASELLDVSEGVARAVAEALTTPSSGIAPRRAPTDPRALDLYFRGRHEYKKLDPSSVLKAVELFEQAVELAPEDPAILSGRALAHARHWFFGGVGTADLARQAAELAVSRAPERAEPHLALATVALHEGDAVGVVRHARQALRLAPALADAHALLGRLLAETGPADVARAHLKSAEELDPSVDEWRWIHARLEALVGNWDVCQSLLHDVPAAPSIGGWLHVARTSIWHDSKQVAESATTHPSLRGPEYAIVRRLFQFLLDGRANLDVDSIFNPALGSSHSSSRGAAFRHQIRCELLAIQGDTQQAMIDLEQSVAAGLIDLLWLENCPLLAGLRSRPEFEPLRREVAGRADAVIDALK, via the coding sequence ATGACCACCGAAAAGCGCCCCAGCGAGCATCCAACTCTTGCGGTTCCGAACCCGCAAGACGAGGCACAAGCGGAGCAGCCTGCGCCGGAGCTCACGGCGGTGAGCGCGCCCCCGACGCCCGATATTCCCAGGCAGCCCCCCGCTCCCTCGGTTCGCCCTCAGCGCCGCACCGTCCTCGCCAACCGCTATGAACTCAAGGGCCTGCTCGGCTCCGGCGGTATGGGAACCGTGTACCTCGCGAGCGACCTAGACCTGGAAGAGGACGTCGCCCTCAAGTTGCTCAAGCGCGACGCTCTGGACACGCCCGGCGCCCTCGAGCGTTTCCGCAGAGAAGTAAAACTCGCTCGCCGCGTCACGCATCCCAACGTCTCACGCACCTACGACATCGCCTCCCATGAAGATGACTTCTTCATCACCATGGAGTACGTCGCAGGCCAAACGCTCGCCTCCCGCAGCGCGAGAGTGCGCTTCACGCCGCTCCAAGTTGCTTCGGTGGCGATCGAGGTCTGCAAGGGGCTGGACGCGGCTCATCAGGCGGGGGTCATACATCGCGACCTGAAACCGCAGAACATCATGCTCGAGCGCCCACGGAGTCCAAAGCGCGCCCGAGTGGTGATCATGGACTTCGGCATCGCACAGGCCGCACGCGTTTCCCCCGGGCAATCGACAACGATGGGGCAGCTGGTAGGCACGCCAGCTTATATGGCGCCAGAGCAGCTGAGCGGCCTCGCGGTGGATCCGCGGGCAGATCTATACGCCCTCGGTGTCATCCTCTTCGAGCTACTCACGGGGCAGCTTCCGTGGACCGGCGACACGCCGATTTCGACCGCGTTGGCGCGCCTACGCACCGACGCCCCAGACCCACGGACGATCGACTCCAATATCCCCGCGGAACTTGCTGAGTTGACGAATCGGCTACTCGAGAGAGACGCCGACGCTCGGCCCGGCTCGGCGCCGGAGCTCCTGGCGGCGCTCCAGGCGTGGCAGCACTCAGAGCAAACGGGCGCCGGCGTCGCGCCGACTCTAGTCTTTTCCCAAGCTGGCCCCATCCCGGATGAGGCGCCGCTGAGCCTCAGCCCCCCGAGTACTACGCTCGCGTCGGAAGCGGGCAAGCCGCGCCCCAACACGCTGAAGTCGGCCGACCTGCGTCAGAACCCAGCGTTGTCGAGCGCGAGGGCGAGCATGCTCCACACGCCGTTCCCATCGATGCTCACCCCCGCGAGCGGCGCGATCATCACTCGGGAGCGCACGTCCAGCGACAGTCTTGGACTCAGCACACCCGGCGAGACGCGCAGCGTGGCAGTGGTTCCCTTCGACACCCGCGGTAATGCAGAGCTGGATTACCTCGCGGAAGGGCTCGCGGAGGAAATCATCGATCTGCTGTCCATGACGCGTGGGCTGCGTGTCCGCCCCTTGGGCAGCATCACCGGGCTCAAACGCAGCAAACCCGAGCTGGACTCGCGCGGCCTCGGCGCAGAGCTCGGAGTCGAAGTGGTGGTCGAAGGCAGCATCAGTCAAATCGGAACTCAGTACGTGTTGCGCGCGCGAGTCGTTGGCGTGATGGATGGCTTTCAGCTCTGGGCGAACCGCCACAAGGCAGACGCGAGCGAGCTGCTGGACGTGAGCGAAGGGGTCGCCCGTGCTGTCGCTGAGGCCCTCACCACGCCGAGCAGCGGCATCGCACCGCGCCGCGCCCCGACGGATCCCCGCGCTCTCGACCTGTATTTCCGTGGGCGCCACGAATACAAGAAGCTCGACCCAAGCAGCGTGCTGAAAGCAGTCGAGCTGTTCGAACAGGCCGTAGAGCTCGCCCCGGAGGACCCTGCAATCCTCAGTGGGCGCGCCTTGGCTCACGCGCGGCATTGGTTTTTTGGGGGAGTGGGAACGGCGGATCTAGCGCGCCAGGCAGCGGAGCTCGCCGTATCGCGAGCACCTGAGCGCGCCGAGCCACACCTCGCCCTGGCCACGGTCGCGCTGCATGAAGGAGACGCGGTCGGCGTCGTCAGGCACGCAAGGCAGGCGCTCCGCCTGGCTCCCGCCCTGGCAGACGCTCACGCGCTCCTCGGTCGTTTACTCGCGGAAACGGGACCGGCAGATGTGGCGCGGGCTCACCTGAAATCGGCAGAAGAACTGGACCCGTCAGTGGATGAGTGGCGCTGGATCCACGCCCGGCTCGAAGCGCTGGTTGGCAACTGGGACGTGTGCCAGTCGCTGCTCCACGACGTCCCCGCTGCGCCGAGCATCGGAGGCTGGCTCCACGTCGCGAGGACGAGCATCTGGCACGATTCCAAGCAGGTAGCCGAGAGCGCCACGACTCATCCGAGCTTGCGCGGCCCGGAGTACGCGATCGTGCGGCGCTTGTTCCAGTTCCTGCTGGATGGTCGGGCGAACTTGGACGTCGACAGCATCTTCAACCCCGCGCTTGGGAGTTCACATTCGTCCTCCCGCGGCGCAGCCTTCCGCCATCAGATCCGCTGCGAACTATTGGCGATTCAAGGCGACACCCAGCAGGCGATGATCGATCTGGAGCAGTCCGTCGCTGCGGGGCTGATCGATCTGCTTTGGCTAGAAAACTGTCCGTTGCTTGCAGGGCTCCGCAGCCGCCCAGAGTTCGAACCGTTGCGCCGAGAAGTCGCTGGGCGCGCCGATGCCGTCATCGATGCGCTGAAGTGA
- a CDS encoding DUF2378 family protein, with translation MPSFRLTPLVPLRMDVDLEWAVTRTGDAYRVKGMFLNPLVKQLGPAWELISKELDHPPRMGRYLPFKDYPQRDMTRLMYHLGRREFPGVGAFEAFRRLSRNDFGVFAASTLGRVVLSTIRDPIAALLKLPEVYVKVAPGEWTFHAQQLDRNSVELKFGPAPGIWGAQLGQVEAIVQYFEAEPEVDVSFDSEQDDQVRFVIECHR, from the coding sequence GTGCCCAGTTTTCGTCTCACGCCACTCGTGCCGCTCCGCATGGATGTGGATCTCGAGTGGGCCGTGACGCGAACCGGGGACGCCTACCGGGTGAAGGGCATGTTTCTGAACCCGTTGGTGAAGCAGCTCGGGCCGGCGTGGGAGTTGATCTCGAAGGAGCTGGACCACCCCCCGCGCATGGGGCGCTATCTCCCGTTCAAGGACTATCCCCAGCGCGACATGACGCGACTCATGTATCACCTGGGGCGCCGGGAGTTTCCCGGCGTTGGAGCCTTCGAGGCGTTTCGCCGCCTGTCGCGCAATGATTTTGGCGTGTTCGCGGCGTCGACCCTTGGGCGAGTCGTGCTCAGCACGATTCGGGATCCGATCGCTGCGTTGCTCAAGCTACCCGAGGTGTACGTGAAGGTCGCGCCCGGAGAGTGGACGTTTCACGCGCAGCAACTCGATCGGAACTCCGTCGAACTCAAGTTTGGCCCGGCGCCCGGGATCTGGGGTGCGCAGCTCGGTCAGGTCGAAGCGATCGTTCAGTACTTCGAGGCAGAGCCCGAAGTCGACGTGTCCTTCGACAGCGAACAGGACGATCAAGTGCGCTTCGTGATCGAGTGTCATCGCTGA
- a CDS encoding ferritin-like domain-containing protein, whose product MMRTSRLRLRLLALFATSSLVACGGATAGGGNEGGTAGQGGSGAQGGSGAQGGSGAQGGSGAQGGSGAQGGSGAQGGSGAQGGSGAQGGSAGSGGQGGSAGGGAQGGAGGFGAGGSGGAGGSFSCDCGTPPWLQCFPKDSVPQVPGGPAPEPGMCPPTGNVDGTMVEPCASQGWDVWFYGDPIADGGDCCYNAEIGCAVGRPFLVDDEVRTAKVVSRKDWCSSLASDVDELTPAARRLLSAAWLEDAKLEHASVASFARLTLELMGIGAPPELIAASQQASLDEIQHARDCFALASTYSGEHLGPDALQVSDALGTSSLVQLAVNTFREGCVGETVAALLAQEQLRVAGAEAPRAALATIVEDETQHAELAWRIVTWAVQQGGREVAVALRAAFEAELAAVPSVPSSVQLAAEVAESAALRRHGRLSYAERAELRTQALTDVVAPCLKALLSQPRTLEQPSAAV is encoded by the coding sequence ATGATGCGTACTTCTCGACTGCGTTTGCGCCTGCTGGCGCTGTTCGCCACCTCTTCTCTCGTCGCGTGCGGCGGTGCTACCGCTGGTGGCGGCAATGAAGGCGGGACTGCAGGGCAAGGCGGCAGCGGCGCTCAAGGCGGCAGCGGCGCTCAAGGCGGCAGCGGCGCTCAAGGCGGCAGCGGCGCCCAAGGCGGCAGCGGAGCCCAGGGCGGCAGCGGAGCTCAGGGTGGCAGCGGAGCTCAAGGTGGCAGCGGAGCCCAAGGCGGCTCCGCGGGCTCCGGCGGCCAAGGCGGCAGCGCCGGGGGCGGGGCTCAAGGTGGTGCGGGCGGCTTCGGTGCAGGTGGGAGCGGCGGAGCCGGCGGCAGCTTCTCCTGCGACTGTGGCACACCACCCTGGCTCCAGTGTTTCCCCAAGGATTCGGTGCCGCAGGTGCCGGGTGGTCCAGCGCCCGAGCCGGGGATGTGTCCACCAACCGGCAACGTCGATGGCACGATGGTGGAGCCTTGCGCGTCTCAGGGCTGGGATGTCTGGTTCTATGGTGATCCCATCGCGGACGGCGGCGACTGCTGTTACAACGCGGAAATCGGCTGTGCAGTGGGGCGCCCCTTCTTGGTCGATGACGAGGTGCGCACGGCCAAGGTGGTGTCTCGCAAGGACTGGTGCTCGAGCCTCGCTTCTGACGTCGACGAACTCACACCTGCCGCACGACGCCTGCTCAGCGCCGCGTGGCTCGAGGACGCAAAGCTAGAGCACGCCTCGGTCGCGTCGTTCGCGAGGCTCACGCTCGAGCTGATGGGCATTGGAGCGCCGCCGGAGTTGATCGCTGCGTCTCAGCAGGCATCGCTCGATGAGATCCAGCACGCGCGTGATTGCTTCGCGTTGGCGAGCACCTACAGCGGCGAACACCTGGGGCCTGATGCGTTGCAAGTAAGCGATGCACTTGGCACCTCCAGCCTGGTGCAGCTCGCGGTAAACACCTTCCGTGAAGGCTGTGTGGGCGAAACCGTCGCCGCGCTGCTCGCTCAGGAGCAGCTGCGCGTCGCTGGGGCCGAGGCGCCCCGCGCGGCGCTGGCGACCATCGTCGAAGACGAGACTCAGCACGCAGAGCTCGCGTGGCGCATCGTCACTTGGGCGGTGCAGCAGGGGGGGAGGGAAGTCGCTGTCGCGCTTCGCGCCGCATTTGAAGCGGAGCTCGCGGCGGTGCCCAGCGTTCCCTCCAGCGTGCAGCTCGCTGCGGAAGTCGCGGAATCCGCTGCCTTGCGTCGCCACGGCCGCTTGTCCTACGCGGAGCGTGCTGAGCTGAGGACCCAAGCACTCACCGATGTCGTGGCTCCGTGCCTGAAGGCGTTGCTCAGCCAGCCGCGTACGCTGG